One Coffea eugenioides isolate CCC68of unplaced genomic scaffold, Ceug_1.0 ScVebR1_1183;HRSCAF=1997, whole genome shotgun sequence genomic region harbors:
- the LOC113755087 gene encoding metacaspase-9-like, whose translation MPQGADFVMIADSCNSGGLIDQSKEQVGPGFRPDVCYPTRPCNEVWGKAKMIPMTSIVQHLRPLSHINSSDIRTLLTNIYGTNASIMFQGPLNPQLLNSFMVDGGILISACQSNEASIDDQKDIRPHGVFTDALYYSLRYQPGPITYKSLVEIIRAQLTSQRPCLYCSDQHASAPFLRHIPNVFSRLLM comes from the coding sequence ATGCCACAAGGTGCTGATTTCGTTATGATAGCGGACTCCTGCAACAGTGGGGGGCTAATAGATCAGTCAAAGGAACAAGTTGGACCTGGCTTTCGTCCAGATGTTTGCTATCCCACAAGGCCCTGCAACGAGGTCTGGGGCAAAGCCAAAATGATCCCCATGACATCAATTGTGCAGCATTTGAGACCTTTGAGTCACATAAACAGCTCAGACATCCGCACACTCTTGACAAACATTTATGGAACTAATGCCAGCATCATGTTCCAAGGGCCACTTAATCCTCAACTGTTGAATTCATTCATGGTTGATGGTGGCATTCTTATCAGTGCCTGCCAGTCCAATGAAGCCTCGATCGATGATCAGAAAGATATTCGTCCTCATGGTGTGTTTACTGATGCACTTTATTACTCGTTGAGGTATCAACCTGGTCCCATTACTTATAAGTCGCTCGTGGAGATTATTAGAGCTCAATTAACATCGCAGCGTCCATGTCTCTATTGCTCTGACCAGCATGCCAGTGCACCTTTCCTCCGGCATATTCCAAATGTTTTTTCACGCTTGTTAATGTAG
- the LOC113755088 gene encoding metacaspase-9-like produces the protein MGKLAFLVGCCYLNTEDALKGCYNDVDAMQDLLINRFGFHRNDVIVLTDMPNSPLKPTGAVIKYHLCRMIQRAMAGDVVLFYFSGHGTFQDIWEGPYCKQLSPLISISYTVTTFDIW, from the exons ATGGGCAAATTAGCTTTCTTAGTTGGTTGTTGCTACCTGAATACTGAGGATGCGCTAAAAGGCTGCTATAATGATGTGGACGCAATGCAAGATCTGCTGATAAATAGGTTTGGTTTTCATCGCAATGATGTGATAGTTCTCACTGATATGCCTAACTCCCCTTTGAAGCCCACAGGTGCTGTTATAAAGTATCACCTTTGTCGGATGATTCAGCGGGCAATGGCCGGTGATGTTGTACTGTTCTATTTTAGCGGCCACGGAACTTTTCAGGATATCTGGGAAGGCCCCTACTGCAAACAATTGTCCCCTCTGATTTCAATCTCATATACA GTGACGACTTTCGATATATGGTAA